The Solanum lycopersicum chromosome 6, SLM_r2.1 genome has a window encoding:
- the LOC101254395 gene encoding probable boron transporter 2 produces MEETFVPLRGIKNDLKGRLLCYKQDWTGGLRAGIRILAPTTYIFFASAIPVISFGEQLERSTDGSITAVQTLASTALCGVIHSILGGQPLLILGVAEPTVLMYTFMFNFAKDRKDLGPNLFLAWTGWVCVWTAFLLFLLAVLGACSIINRFTRLAGELFGMLIAMLFMQEAIKGLVEEFGIPQRENPRQAALSPSWRFGNGMFALVLSFGLLLTALRSRKARSWRYGTGWFRGFIADYGVPLMVLVWTAVSYIPARDVPQGIPRRLFSPNPWSPGAYSNWTVIKEMMHVPPLYIVGAFIPATMIAVLYYFDHSVASQLSQQKEFNLKKPSSYHYDLLLLGFLVIICGLLGIPPSNGVIPQSPMHTKSLATLKHQLLRNKLASTAKKNIDKNANLGQLYRSMQEAYNEMQTPLVYQTPSGLGLKELKETTVQRASSTGYIDAPVDETVFDVDKDIDELLPVEVKEQRLSNLLQALMVGACVAAMPILKRIPSSVLWGYFAFMAIESLPGNQFWERILLLFTAPSRRYKVLEDNHATFVETVPFKTIAWFTLFQTFYLLLCFGITWIPIAGVLFPLLIMLLVPVRQYLLPKFFKGAHLQDLDAAEYEEAPAIAYNMSYGDQDPQGRPACIDSGEVLDDMITRSRGEIRRSCSPRVTSSTPTSLDEIKSTHSPQLSQRAYSPRINVLRGERSPRFNGKGLEIKQTPSPQPSKLGQNDRGPSSI; encoded by the exons ATGGAAGAAACATTTGTTCCCCTACGTGGAATCAAGAATGATCTCAAGGGGAGATTGTTATGCTACAAGCAAGACTGGACTGGTGGTCTCCGTGCTGGTATCAG GATCCTGGCTCCAACGACCTACATTTTCTTTGCATCAGCAATTCCGGTTATTTCATTCGGGGAGCAACTGGAAAGAAGCACCG ATGGAAGTATAACTGCAGTGCAGACTCTTGCTTCAACAGCACTTTGTGGTGTAATCCATTCCATTCTTGGTGGACAGCCACTCCTTATACTAGGAGTAGCTGAGCCAACTGTCTTGATGTACACTTTCATGTTCAACTTTGCGAAAGATCGGAAGGACTTGGGTCCGAATCTCTTTCTAGCCTGGACAGGATG GGTTTGTGTTTGGACCGCCTTTCTGCTTTTCTTGCTAGCCGTTCTGGGGGCGTGCTCCATAATAAACAGATTTACACGTCTGGCTGGTGAATTATTCGGCATGCTCATAGCAATGCTCTTTATGCAAGAGGCTATTAAG GGGTTGGTGGAGGAGTTTGGCATACCTCAGAGAGAAAATCCTCGTCAGGCTGCATTATCACCTTCTTGGCGCTTTGGAAATGGAATGTTTGCACTAGTTTTATCTTTCGGGCTTCTTCTTACCGCACTGAGGAGCCGTAAAGCTAGATCCTGGCGTTATGGAACAG GCTGGTTTCGAGGATTTATTGCTGACTATGGTGTCCCACTAATGGTGCTTGTTTGGACGGCTGTTTCTTACATACCAGCACGTGATGTTCCACAAGGGATACCACGGAGGCTTTTCAGCCCCAATCCATGGTCACCTGGAGCTTACTCAAATTGGACGGTTATCAAG GAAATGATGCATGTTCCTCCTCTATATATTGTCGGAGCGTTTATCCCAGCCACAATGATTGCTGTCCTTTACTATTTCGATCACAGTGTTGCATCTCAACTTTCCCAACAGAAAGAGTTCAATCTAAAGAAACCTTCCTCATATCATTACGACCTCCTTCTTTTGGGCTTCTTG GTCATTATATGCGGTCTTCTTGGCATTCCTCCTTCAAATGGAGTCATTCCACAATCTCCAATGCACACAAAAAGCTTGGCCACTCTGAAACATCAG CTTTTACGGAATAAACTTGCCTCAACAGCGAAAAAAAACATTGATAAAAATGCAAATCTTGGCCAATTATATAGGAGCATGCAGGAGGCTTACAACGAGATGCAGACTCCCCTTGTGTATCAAACTCCTTCTGGCCTG GGATTGAAAGAGCTAAAAGAGACCACAGTTCAACGGGCATCGAGTACCGGGTACATAGACGCACCAGTCGACGAGACAGTCTTTGATGTGGATAAGGATATTGATGAGCTCTTACCAGTAGAAGTCAAAGAACAGCGTCTAAGTAATCTCCTTCAGGCGTTAATGGTTGGTGCTTGTGTGGCTGCTATGCCTATCTTGAAAAGGATTCCTTCTTCTGTTCTCTGGGGATACTTTGCTTTCATGGCAATAGAGAGCTTGCCAGGAAATCAGTTTTGGGAGAGGATATTATTGCTTTTCACTGCACCAAGTAGAAGATACAA GGTCTTGGAAGATAATCATGCAACATTTGTCGAGACAGTACCTTTCAAGACAATTGCCTGGTTCACCTTGTTTCAGACATTTTATTTGCTCCTTTGTTTCGGCATCACATGGATACCAATAGCTGGTGTTCTTTTCCCTTTGTTGATCATGCTTCTAGTCCCAGTGCGCCAGTATTTGCTTCCCAAGTTCTTCAAAGGAGCACATTTACAAGATCTAGACGCTGCAGAATATGAAGAAGCCCCTGCAATAGCATACAACATGTCCTATGGA GATCAAGATCCTCAGGGAAGACCAGCCTGCATTGATAGTGGTGAGGTTCTTGATGATATGATCACAAGAAGCCGTGGGGAGATTAGGCGTTCATGCAGCCCAAGAGTAACTAGTTCAACTCCTACCTCTCTTGATGAAATCAAGTCAACACACAGCCCACAGTTATCTCAAAGGGCTTATAGTCCAAGAATCAATGTACTAAGAGGAGAAAGAAGCCCCAGATTCAATGGCAAGGGActtgaaataaaacaaactccCAGCCCTCAGCCATCTAAACTTGGTCAAAATGATCGCGGTCCGTCTTCCATCTAG